Sequence from the Wielerella bovis genome:
TAATCGCTTCCAAAAAATCCAGCAATCGCAACAAAGCAGCGTCTGCATTTGCGCCAGCCGCCGCCGCTTCAATCAAACGCGGTACCAGCGCGTCAAATCGCCGTTGCGCGTGGGCGGATAATTGGCGATACTTACCGCCTTGTTTTAATTGAATTAATCTATTAGATAGTTCCGCCACATTGGCAAATCCTAAATTGGACAATTTATCCAATATCTCATCAGTATTTTCAGGCAGCCTCGTCCAAATATCGGCTAATTTATGTTCACTATCTGATTCTTCCGTTTCTTTTCCTAAAATATCGTTAAATATTTGATTAACAAAACTTCTGTGTGCATTCAGGCAGCCTGAAAAATCCGCCCAATTGGCAAAACCCATGCTTGCCGCCAATGCGTTTTGCTGTTCGCTTTGTTCGGGTAACATTTGCGTTTGCTGGTCGTCCCAATACTGCAAACGGTGTTCCACATCACGCAAAAATCGGTAAGCATTCAATAATTTATCTACAACTTGCGTGTCTAAAATATTCAATTCTGCTAATTTCAACAGCGTTTCTTGCGTGCCTTTTAATTGCAAAGCGCGATTTTGACCGCCGCGTATCATCTGAAACATCTGCGCCACAAATTCTACTTCGCGAATGCCGCCCGCACCCAATTTCACATTGTCCGCCATGCCGCGTTTTTGAACTTCTTGTCTGATTTGGCGGTGCAAATCGCGCATGGCTTGATAAGCGTTAAAATCCAAATATTTGCGGAACACAAATGGGCGAATTAATCCTTGAATACCATTGATATATGGCGTAACCACGCGCCCTTTGCACCACGCATACCGTTCCCACTCGCGCCCCTGCGTAATCAAATACTGCTCCAACGCCGCTTCGCTGCACACCAAAGCACCACTATCGCCATCGGGGCGCAACCGCATATCCACACGGAACACTTGTCCATCAGCCGTTATCTCATTGAGCAGACTGATTAATTTTTGTCCTACTTTGGTGAAAAATTCTTGATTGGTGCGCTCGCGTTTACCGTCCGTGTCGCCATTTTCGGGATAGACAAAAATCAAATCCAAATCGGACGATACGTTTAACTCAAAACCGCCAGCCTTGCCCATTGCCACCACGCTCAATTGCTGCGGCTGACGGGTAAAATGTCCAACTGGCGTGCCGTACATGCCGATATAGTATTGATGTGAAAAAGAAAGTGCCGTATTCACCGCAAAATCGGCAAATTCGGTAATCGTGCGCGTAACTTCCGCCAAATCGGACACGCGGGCAAGGTCTCGTGCCATAATGTGCGCCATCACATGACGGCGCAACACGCGCAATTGTCGTGCCAATTCTTCTTCATTTTCATCGGCTTGCAATTGTTGCCAATCGCAAAAATTGGCGTAATCTTGTGGCGTAATCGGGCGCGTGAGCCAATCAGACATTTTGTCTAAATTTAAGCGTTGATTGGCTAATTGGCGCGTAAGCCATTGGGAATAGGGTTGGGCTTGTGTTAATAAATGGGTGTGCATTTTGGAGATACTCCGTGAACAATGGATTTGTGTGGATTATACGATTTTTAGACTGAAATCTTTGCAAAATCCATATAGGCAGCCTGAAAAGGTGTAGGTTAAATACTTTTTTTGAAAAATTTTAAATAAAAATAAATGGTTATTGAATAACGAATAAATGTGTTAAAGATAGGGGCTAACGACATTGTTTCGCTGTCGTTAGCCCCTAGAGGTGTAAAGGTTTCAGGCTGCCTTTATCTATACGAGATAGATTGAAATTTTAATTTACTTTATTTTTCACGGCTGCCACAATATCCATGCCAAACAAGGCATTGACATCGG
This genomic interval carries:
- the glnE gene encoding bifunctional [glutamate--ammonia ligase]-adenylyl-L-tyrosine phosphorylase/[glutamate--ammonia-ligase] adenylyltransferase; this encodes MHTHLLTQAQPYSQWLTRQLANQRLNLDKMSDWLTRPITPQDYANFCDWQQLQADENEEELARQLRVLRRHVMAHIMARDLARVSDLAEVTRTITEFADFAVNTALSFSHQYYIGMYGTPVGHFTRQPQQLSVVAMGKAGGFELNVSSDLDLIFVYPENGDTDGKRERTNQEFFTKVGQKLISLLNEITADGQVFRVDMRLRPDGDSGALVCSEAALEQYLITQGREWERYAWCKGRVVTPYINGIQGLIRPFVFRKYLDFNAYQAMRDLHRQIRQEVQKRGMADNVKLGAGGIREVEFVAQMFQMIRGGQNRALQLKGTQETLLKLAELNILDTQVVDKLLNAYRFLRDVEHRLQYWDDQQTQMLPEQSEQQNALAASMGFANWADFSGCLNAHRSFVNQIFNDILGKETEESDSEHKLADIWTRLPENTDEILDKLSNLGFANVAELSNRLIQLKQGGKYRQLSAHAQRRFDALVPRLIEAAAAGANADAALLRLLDFLEAISRRSAYLAFLQEHSAALLRVADLMAQSAWLADYLQRHPILLDELLSAQLMEAIDWQKVSVELSGSLNACGDDTEAKMDVLRRFQHAQVFRLTVQDLAGQWTVEALSDELSVLADLILEQTLIHTWQSVPKRHLDTPKFAIVAYGKLGGKELGYSSDLDLVYLYDDDDGNAVEVYTKLARRLSTWLSGSTGAGTLYELDLRLRPNGEAGFLAHSVAAFEKYQREQAWTWEHQALTRARFVCGDVAVGAKFEQIRREILTQERDKIQLKQEIIAMREKMFATHPPVDSNVKYARGGVVDVEFLVQYLVLAESGREPKLLENYGNIALLGMAARRGLIDGDLAERSAVAYRFYRQQQHNKNLRDWQRMEVNAELLAHYQAVRDLWAAVFGEEVRFQAA